In a single window of the Nakaseomyces glabratus chromosome B, complete sequence genome:
- the SYM1 gene encoding ethanol metabolism protein (CAGL0B03465g~Ortholog(s) have role in ethanol metabolic process and mitochondrial inner membrane localization) yields MIRLFQLYEHQLKVRPKLTNSIMTGALFGIGDVSAQLLFPSGPDTLPPSAQTNDVKRGKYDIPRTVRAVVYGSMIFSFIGDRWYRFLTKVKFSNKPAKHWSNMVLRVCVDQLGFAPLGLPFYFGCMSLLEGHGLGAAREKIKLQWWDTLKTNWCVWPLFQMVNFSLVPLQHRLLAANVVAIFWNTFLSYTNSQIPVGGHKLTVQYPPTVQ; encoded by the coding sequence ATGATCAGGCTGTTTCAATTGTATGAACATCAGTTAAAAGTACGCCCTAAGCTGACCAATTCCATCATGACAGGTGCATTATTTGGGATTGGTGATGTTTCTGCTCAGTTACTATTTCCCAGTGGACCAGACACACTTCCACCAAGTGCCCAAACCAACGATGTCAAGCGAGGAAAGTACGATATACCAAGGACCGTTAGGGCTGTTGTATATGGGTCgatgatattttcttttattggAGACAGGTGGTACCGCTTCTTGACCAAGGTGAAGTTTAGTAATAAACCTGCCAAGCACTGGTCAAATATGGTTCTTAGGGTCTGTGTAGATCAACTTGGATTCGCACCACTTGGGCTACCATTCTATTTTGGTTGCATGTCCTTATTGGAGGGCCACGGTCTCGGTGCCGCAAGGgagaaaataaaactacAATGGTGGGACACTTTGAAAACCAATTGGTGCGTGTGGCCGCTGTTCCAGATGGTAAACTTCTCTCTTGTACCACTTCAACATAGGTTGCTGGCAGCCAATGTCGTGGCCATATTTTGGAACACTTTCTTAAGCTACACCAACTCTCAGATCCCCGTTGGTGGTCACAAGCTAACGGTACAATACCCACCAACTGTACAATAG
- the CQD2 gene encoding Cqd2p (CAGL0B03443g~Ortholog(s) have role in lipid homeostasis, mitochondrion organization and integral component of mitochondrial membrane, mitochondrial inner membrane localization), which yields MSLPTLIRNLTRPKTPIVGVAKSRFYNKRWVQVLGLSVGTSCILYETNENFHNTVRHGYISFKRIGVVTIALSRCVIQYKKVLSLNDTIDDEDQKDENLRQCHLKAANITLKALEKNGGVFIKLGQHIGAMSYILPLEWTQTMVPLQDHCPESSLDDIDRMFAKEIPGEDLTTYFEWIDDEPLGVASLAQVHRAKLKQGTKEVVAVKFQHPQLQEFVSVDVMMTKFVFATLDKVFPQYSLVWLADELHSSIYDEINFNKEAQNAELTAKFFNKNKKLKRATSVRVPKVLLHKDRVLIMEYIGGARLDDPTYLEDHNIKRNEVSESLAHIFNSMIFTKDAGIHCDPHMGNLSIRTCKPTKENGYHNYEIVLYDHGLYRYPDLKTRRNYAKFWLSLLRHDQNEMRKWSYELAGITDDEFPLFAAAITGRSVESALNYDIDSVRGNDEIEIMRKRMLDKASMPADLEGTSTQGEENKLLKQLMKILAHIPRIVILLLKTNDLTRYLDESLRNPLGPARGFLILTSYCSSLVLQEDLETAAAMWKDNIYIKAATQYIAAWYKYIATAYVRTTAYEIILFSRDCYKKLAH from the coding sequence ATGAGTTTGCCAACATTAATCAGGAATCTAACGAGGCCCAAAACCCCGATAGTCGGAGTAGCCAAATCAAGGTTTTATAACAAGAGATGGGTACAAGTACTAGGGTTAAGTGTTGGTACCAGTTGTATTCTGTATGAGACAAATGAGAATTTTCACAACACTGTAAGGCATGGATATATCAGCTTCAAACGTATCGGTGTAGTTACTATCGCACTTTCTCGATGTGTTATTCAATACAAGAAGGTATTATCATTAAATGATAccattgatgatgaagaccAAAAGGATGAGAATTTACGTCAATGCCATTTGAAAGCTGCTAATATCACGTTGAAAGCGTTAGAGAAGAATGGTGGTGTCTTTATAAAATTGGGACAGCATATTGGGGCGATGTCATATATTTTACCCCTAGAGTGGACTCAAACTATGGTGCCTTTGCAGGATCATTGCCCGGAGTCATCTCTAGACGACATAGACCGTATGTTTGCCAAAGAAATTCCTGGTGAAGATCTTACTACTTATTTTGAATGGATTGATGATGAACCCCTTGGTGTGGCTTCCTTGGCTCAAGTTCATAGGGCTAAGCTCAAACAAGGAACCAAGGAGGTAGTAGCAGTAAAGTTTCAACACCCACAGTTGCAAGAATTTGTGTCCGTCGATGTTATGATGACCAAGTTTGTTTTTGCAACCTTAGATAAAGTTTTCCCTCAATATTCGTTGGTATGGTTGGCGGATGAACTCCATAGTTCCATCTACGATGAGataaatttcaataaagaaGCTCAAAATGCTGAATTAACAGCCAAGttttttaataaaaacaagaaactgaaaagaGCCACAAGTGTCAGGGTACCAAAAGTATTGCTACACAAGGATAGAGTTCTGATAATGGAATACATTGGTGGTGCTAGACTTGATGACCCAACCTATCTGGAAGATCATAATATCAAGCGTAATGAGGTATCAGAATCGTTGGCTCACATATTTAACAGTATGATATTCACAAAAGACGCTGGAATACACTGTGATCCACATATGGGAAATCTGTCAATAAGAACTTGTAAACCAACAAAAGAGAATGGCTATCATAACTATGAAATTGTTCTGTATGATCATGGTCTGTACAGATATCCTGatttgaaaacaagaagaaattatGCAAAGTTTTGGCTGAGTCTTCTTCGCCATgatcaaaatgaaatgagGAAATGGAGCTATGAGTTAGCGGGCATTactgatgatgaatttcCTCTCTTTGCGGCGGCTATCACTGGTAGATCCGTGGAGAGCGCACTGAATTATGATATCGACAGCGTACGTGGTAACGACGAAATAGAAATCATGAGGAAGCGGATGCTGGATAAGGCATCAATGCCTGCTGACCTTGAAGGGACCTCCACACAGGGCGAAGAGAATAAACTATTGAAACAACTGATGAAAATCCTAGCACACATTCCACGTATTGTGATATTACTACTGAAGACCAACGATTTAACAAGATATTTGGATGAGTCCTTGCGTAATCCATTGGGACCAGCCAGAGGATTCCTGATACTGACTTCATATTGTTCCAGTCTCGTGCTACAAGAAGATTTAGAAACCGCCGCTGCCATGTGGAAAGATAACATTTACATCAAAGCTGCGACACAATATATAGCAGCATGGTACAAATATATTGCGACAGCATATGTACGGACAACCGCATATGAAATAATACTCTTTTCACGAGATTGCTACAAGAAACTAGCCCATTAG